From one Streptomyces sp. N50 genomic stretch:
- a CDS encoding helix-turn-helix transcriptional regulator: MPSWDATRTGARVSGEANDKDVEEFAALLRRLKARTDRSYSQLARRLNMNASTLHRYCVGEAVPLDFAPVERFAALCGATPEERLELHRYWILAVAAKQRRREAGATGAPAVAGAPAVDGPVPAADEPPVPAVRSPWYRRRLTLTAAVVCTVLAVWGTLSAVSTHDTAKSKAGVGTGAGTNTGATAEATPSALPAPLTWTADSQVWELGCDHDYVIDKAPKDVPPPPVQQDAGAWAATQHAVHGGQTNVEISVQGRSSTAVVLKALRVRVVGRTAPAPGIAYSMAQGCGGDITPRYFGVNLDAHRPLVKPEPGSDTGRTVPVAHLPYRVSATDPEVLLVKARTGTCDCRWYLELDWSSQGRTGTLRVDDHGRPFRTSGIKGLRHLWYSSNGWVPYDG; this comes from the coding sequence ATGCCGTCCTGGGACGCGACACGCACGGGAGCAAGGGTGTCGGGCGAGGCCAACGACAAGGACGTCGAGGAGTTCGCGGCGCTGCTACGGCGCCTGAAGGCACGCACGGACCGCAGCTACAGCCAGCTGGCCCGCCGCCTGAACATGAACGCCTCGACCCTGCACCGCTACTGCGTCGGCGAGGCGGTCCCCCTCGACTTCGCCCCCGTCGAACGCTTCGCGGCGCTGTGCGGGGCGACACCGGAGGAGCGGCTGGAGCTGCACCGGTACTGGATCCTGGCGGTGGCGGCGAAACAGCGGCGACGGGAGGCGGGGGCGACGGGGGCTCCGGCGGTGGCGGGGGCTCCGGCGGTCGACGGGCCGGTACCCGCTGCCGACGAACCGCCGGTGCCCGCCGTCCGCTCGCCCTGGTACCGGCGACGGCTCACCCTCACCGCGGCCGTGGTGTGCACGGTGCTCGCGGTGTGGGGCACCCTGTCGGCGGTGTCCACCCACGACACGGCCAAGTCCAAGGCCGGGGTGGGGACCGGGGCCGGGACCAACACCGGCGCCACGGCCGAGGCCACCCCGTCCGCCCTCCCCGCTCCCCTCACCTGGACCGCCGACTCCCAGGTCTGGGAGCTCGGCTGCGACCACGACTACGTCATCGACAAGGCACCGAAGGACGTGCCCCCGCCTCCGGTCCAGCAGGACGCCGGGGCCTGGGCGGCGACCCAGCACGCGGTGCACGGCGGGCAGACGAACGTGGAGATCTCGGTGCAGGGCCGGAGCTCGACGGCCGTGGTCCTGAAGGCACTTCGGGTCCGGGTCGTCGGCCGCACGGCACCCGCCCCGGGCATCGCCTACTCGATGGCCCAGGGCTGCGGCGGCGACATCACCCCGCGCTACTTCGGCGTGAACCTGGACGCCCACCGCCCGCTCGTCAAGCCGGAGCCGGGCAGTGACACGGGCAGGACGGTCCCGGTGGCGCACCTGCCGTACCGGGTATCGGCCACGGACCCGGAGGTCCTGCTGGTCAAGGCCCGCACCGGGACCTGCGACTGCCGCTGGTACCTGGAACTGGACTGGTCCTCCCAGGGCCGCACCGGCACCCTCCGCGTCGACGACCACGGCAGGCCGTTCCGCACGAGCGGCATCAAGGGCCTGCGCCACCTCTGGTACTCGTCGAACGGGTGGGTGCCGTACGACGGTTAG
- a CDS encoding protein phosphatase 2C domain-containing protein translates to MAPEGLGPDGRSVSDGPSFPRPYPQSSAVPAPPADGPTVAPEGLRPDGGSAPDGPSSPRPYPQSSAVPAPPADSPTAAPEGLRPDGGSVSGGLSSPRPYPQSSAVPAPPADSPTAAPEDLRPDRRSAPNPALSPRPPSTPAPQSPRPDGPFDPRPYPQPPAEPAPQPLPLTPPPNLPALAAPPPPPTSAPLTPDYVGSGPPTYDPEPTALPLADPDELDDLVADTVLDGARYGASTIRAASVRGDSARFRGEPRRDSLLTARFGVGEQALVLVAMATGARATPGAHRAAAEACDWIARAVGRSHARLSEDIRAARRGDLKSGLHRLTDRSLGKLRASAAEQGIDPEEYSAGLRCLLLPAHPECRTRVFFGVGAGGLFRLRDGEWQDIEPTVGDLTGEAVVGFGSQPAETPEGDRLTMDLGIPTPPSPYEPAPEPPREPFRFRASVARPGDTLLMCTGGLAEPLRGEPELSAHLAGRWSRTTPPGLAAFLADTQVRVKGYADDRTAAAVWEA, encoded by the coding sequence GTGGCTCCGGAGGGCCTCGGGCCCGATGGGCGGTCCGTCTCGGATGGTCCGTCCTTCCCACGCCCCTACCCGCAGTCGTCGGCTGTTCCGGCGCCCCCTGCCGACGGTCCCACCGTGGCTCCGGAGGGCCTTCGCCCCGACGGGGGGTCCGCCCCGGATGGCCCGTCTTCTCCGCGTCCCTATCCGCAGTCGTCGGCTGTTCCGGCACCCCCTGCCGACAGTCCCACCGCGGCTCCGGAGGGCCTTCGCCCCGACGGGGGGTCCGTCTCGGGTGGCCTGTCTTCTCCGCGTCCCTATCCGCAGTCGTCGGCTGTTCCGGCACCCCCTGCCGACAGTCCCACCGCGGCTCCGGAAGACCTCCGCCCCGACAGGCGTTCCGCCCCGAACCCCGCCCTCTCTCCGCGGCCCCCATCCACCCCCGCTCCCCAATCCCCCCGCCCGGACGGCCCGTTCGACCCGCGCCCCTACCCCCAGCCTCCGGCCGAGCCCGCCCCCCAGCCCCTCCCGCTCACCCCACCCCCCAACCTCCCCGCCCTCGCAGCGCCCCCACCCCCTCCCACCTCCGCCCCCCTCACCCCCGACTACGTAGGCTCCGGACCCCCCACCTACGACCCCGAGCCCACCGCCCTCCCGCTCGCCGACCCGGACGAGCTCGACGATCTGGTCGCGGACACCGTGCTGGACGGGGCGCGGTACGGGGCGAGCACGATCAGGGCTGCTTCCGTGCGGGGGGACTCCGCGCGGTTCCGGGGGGAGCCGCGGCGGGATTCGTTGCTGACGGCGCGGTTCGGGGTCGGGGAGCAGGCGTTGGTGCTGGTGGCGATGGCCACCGGGGCCCGGGCCACACCGGGGGCGCATCGGGCCGCCGCCGAGGCCTGTGACTGGATCGCGCGGGCCGTGGGGCGCAGTCACGCGCGGCTCTCCGAGGACATAAGGGCCGCTCGGCGCGGAGACCTGAAGTCCGGGCTGCACCGGCTCACCGACCGCAGCCTCGGCAAGCTGCGTGCCAGCGCCGCCGAGCAGGGCATCGACCCCGAGGAGTACTCGGCCGGCCTGCGGTGCCTTCTCCTCCCCGCCCACCCGGAGTGCCGTACGCGCGTGTTCTTCGGGGTCGGGGCCGGCGGGCTGTTCCGGCTGCGGGACGGGGAGTGGCAGGACATCGAGCCCACCGTCGGCGACCTGACCGGCGAGGCCGTCGTCGGGTTCGGGTCGCAGCCCGCCGAGACGCCCGAGGGGGACCGGCTGACCATGGACCTCGGGATTCCGACGCCCCCGAGCCCGTACGAACCCGCCCCCGAACCGCCCCGCGAACCCTTCCGCTTCCGTGCCTCCGTGGCCCGCCCGGGCGACACTCTGTTGATGTGCACCGGCGGGCTGGCCGAACCGCTGCGCGGCGAGCCCGAGCTGTCCGCGCATCTGGCGGGACGGTGGTCGCGCACCACCCCGCCCGGTCTCGCCGCGTTCCTCGCCGACACCCAAGTGCGGGTCAAGGGTTATGCCGACGACCGCACGGCCGCCGCTGTTTGGGAGGCGTGA
- a CDS encoding ATP-binding protein — MAIGASSAKAAQDKADSATEPAQPPQLRRRLGRADLRAVPEARRALRELLRHWGRPGRSEIAELLTSELVTNALIHTDHDAVLTATVGPRGLRVEVRDFVARRPRLRVPDADDGTHGRGLVLVQSLADAWGVSAHGVGKSVWFELDSDVA; from the coding sequence ATGGCGATCGGGGCCTCCTCGGCGAAAGCGGCACAGGACAAGGCCGACAGCGCCACGGAACCGGCGCAGCCGCCTCAACTGAGGCGCAGACTCGGACGCGCGGACCTGCGGGCGGTGCCCGAGGCGCGCAGAGCGTTGCGTGAACTGCTACGGCACTGGGGGAGGCCGGGACGATCGGAGATAGCGGAGCTGCTCACGAGTGAGCTCGTCACCAACGCGCTGATCCACACCGACCACGACGCCGTGCTCACGGCGACCGTCGGACCCCGTGGACTGCGCGTGGAGGTACGGGACTTCGTGGCCCGCAGGCCCCGACTGCGCGTACCGGACGCCGACGACGGTACGCACGGGCGGGGCCTGGTCCTGGTGCAGTCCCTCGCGGACGCCTGGGGAGTGTCGGCCCACGGGGTCGGCAAGTCCGTCTGGTTCGAGCTGGATTCGGACGTGGCATGA
- a CDS encoding DUF2637 domain-containing protein has protein sequence MRLTDISLNWLLPGAVLLLGMLAAVAVLARSKRSGGEHAKDDSWERTEERRRRKEAIYGIASYVLLFCCAAVAAALSFHGLVGFGQENLGLTDGWEYLVPFGLDGAAMFCSVLAVREASHGDAALGSRILVWTFAAAAAWFNWVHAPRGVDHAGAPQFFSGMSLSAAVLFDRALKQTRRAALREQGLVPRPLPQIRIVRWLRAPRETYSAWSLMLLENVRSLDEAVDEVREDKAKKEETRLRRRDQQRIERAQLKAISRGQRGLIGRGGGRSSEPQALERGSGQASAEPALSTPEQLPVRTRPSLQPVRGASDPITVDLTAEDDTMALPRLDSLERKLKDLEQQFG, from the coding sequence ATGAGACTGACCGACATATCGCTTAACTGGCTGCTTCCCGGCGCCGTACTGCTCCTGGGCATGCTGGCGGCGGTTGCGGTGCTCGCGCGGAGCAAGCGGTCCGGCGGGGAGCACGCGAAAGACGACTCGTGGGAGCGCACGGAGGAGCGCCGCAGGCGCAAGGAGGCCATATACGGCATCGCCTCCTACGTCCTTCTGTTCTGCTGTGCGGCGGTCGCCGCGGCACTCTCCTTCCACGGACTGGTCGGCTTCGGCCAGGAGAACCTCGGCCTCACCGACGGCTGGGAGTACCTGGTCCCGTTCGGCCTCGACGGCGCGGCCATGTTCTGCTCGGTGCTCGCGGTCCGCGAGGCCAGCCACGGTGACGCGGCCCTCGGCTCGCGCATACTCGTGTGGACGTTCGCGGCCGCGGCCGCCTGGTTCAACTGGGTGCACGCGCCCAGGGGTGTCGACCACGCGGGCGCTCCGCAGTTCTTCTCCGGCATGTCGCTGTCGGCCGCGGTCCTCTTCGACCGTGCGCTGAAGCAGACCCGCCGGGCCGCGCTGCGCGAGCAGGGTCTGGTGCCGCGTCCGCTGCCGCAGATCCGTATCGTCCGCTGGCTGCGGGCCCCCCGTGAGACCTACAGCGCCTGGTCGCTGATGCTCCTGGAGAACGTCCGCAGCCTGGACGAGGCGGTCGACGAGGTGCGCGAGGACAAGGCGAAGAAGGAGGAGACCCGACTGCGCCGCCGCGACCAGCAGCGGATCGAGCGGGCTCAGCTCAAGGCCATAAGCCGGGGCCAGCGCGGCCTCATCGGTCGGGGCGGCGGCCGCTCGTCGGAACCGCAGGCCCTGGAGCGCGGTTCCGGACAAGCATCCGCGGAGCCTGCTCTATCGACGCCGGAACAGCTGCCGGTTCGCACGCGTCCCTCACTCCAGCCAGTCCGCGGGGCATCTGACCCGATAACCGTCGACCTCACCGCCGAGGACGACACGATGGCCCTGCCGCGGCTCGACTCCCTGGAGCGCAAGCTCAAGGACCTGGAGCAGCAGTTCGGCTGA
- a CDS encoding GntR family transcriptional regulator, with amino-acid sequence MKQGTQGSAGTGVPDAPARGSRVPPQQRAADVDRDRGLADGTGAVRGEHTHSETPIPRPRQVLQRPSVRGQILDALRTALVGGELTPGEVYSAPALGERFGVSATPVREAMQQLATEGAVEVVPNRGFRVIERGARELAELAEIRALIEVPVMLRLARTVPAARWADLRPLAEGTVRAAASGCRATYAESDRAFHRAVLALAGNEQLVQIAEDLHRRAQWPLVGGPVTRGRADLVADAAEHLALLDALAAGEWDVVRSLVQEHFAGSA; translated from the coding sequence GTGAAGCAGGGCACGCAGGGCTCCGCCGGGACGGGTGTTCCGGACGCGCCCGCCCGGGGCTCCCGGGTGCCGCCGCAGCAGCGCGCCGCCGACGTGGACCGGGACCGGGGTCTCGCGGACGGCACCGGTGCGGTGCGCGGTGAGCACACGCACAGCGAGACGCCGATCCCGCGCCCCCGTCAGGTCCTCCAGCGGCCCTCCGTGCGCGGTCAGATACTGGACGCGCTGCGCACCGCGCTCGTCGGCGGGGAGCTGACCCCGGGCGAGGTGTACTCCGCGCCCGCGCTCGGTGAGCGGTTCGGGGTCTCCGCCACGCCCGTGCGCGAGGCGATGCAGCAGCTCGCCACCGAGGGTGCCGTCGAGGTCGTACCGAACCGGGGCTTCCGGGTGATCGAGCGGGGTGCCCGCGAACTCGCCGAACTGGCCGAGATCCGCGCCCTGATCGAGGTACCGGTGATGCTCCGGCTCGCCCGTACCGTGCCCGCCGCCCGCTGGGCCGACCTGCGCCCGCTGGCCGAGGGGACCGTCCGCGCCGCGGCCTCCGGGTGCCGGGCGACGTACGCCGAGTCCGACCGGGCCTTCCATCGCGCGGTGCTCGCGCTCGCCGGCAACGAACAGCTCGTCCAGATCGCCGAGGACCTGCACCGCCGCGCCCAGTGGCCGCTGGTCGGCGGTCCGGTCACGCGCGGACGGGCCGACCTGGTCGCCGACGCGGCCGAACACCTCGCGCTCCTCGACGCGTTGGCCGCGGGGGAGTGGGACGTGGTGCGGTCCCTGGTGCAGGAGCACTTCGCGGGATCGGCGTGA
- a CDS encoding PucR family transcriptional regulator, translating to MRLRALLDTDALGLRLLGGADELDRTVRGVMTTDLRDPSRYLSGGELVLTGLAWRRNAADTEPFVRLLVSAGVAAMAAGEAELGAIPDDLIAACARHRLPLFAVNESVAFATITEHVVRQVSGERAGDLAAVVDRHRRMMTSGPAGGGPDVVLDLLGSDLDLRAWVLSPTGRLIAGSKVSGPALPVDVCAKLAAEHLAAARTGRRGPHRLALGGSTYSLFPIRSGGRAPQGSRDVRETVLSDWLLAVEADAGDWPDERLDLLQGVTQLIAVERDRRDAARTVRRRLAQEVLELVQTGAAPAEIAARLRVAAPVLLPGLGAAPHWQVVVARVEWEGADIEAGPVAQSLLEEILVDPLTTGPEPSDRIAVAHSGDEAIALVPLPAVSAEHDGSESGLHADVLLAAVRDPLSAGLDDDGRVTLGVSAAVHSAEGLRGALEEARHARRVAAARPGRVCAAGHQELASHVLLLPFVPDDVRRAFTARLLDPLRDYDRRHRAELIPTLEAFLECDGSWTRCATRLHLHVNTLRYRVGRIEQLTSRDLSRLEDKLDFFLALRMS from the coding sequence ATGCGGCTGCGCGCACTTCTGGACACCGATGCGCTGGGGCTGCGGCTGCTCGGCGGCGCGGACGAGCTGGACCGCACGGTCCGCGGGGTGATGACCACCGACCTGCGCGACCCCAGCCGCTACCTCTCGGGCGGCGAGCTGGTCCTGACCGGCCTGGCCTGGCGCCGGAACGCGGCCGACACCGAGCCGTTCGTACGACTCCTGGTCTCCGCCGGGGTCGCCGCGATGGCCGCCGGCGAGGCCGAGCTGGGCGCGATCCCGGACGACCTCATAGCCGCCTGCGCCCGGCACCGGCTGCCGCTGTTCGCGGTCAACGAGTCGGTGGCGTTCGCGACGATCACCGAGCATGTCGTACGGCAGGTCTCCGGCGAGCGGGCCGGTGACCTCGCGGCCGTGGTGGACCGGCACCGGCGGATGATGACCTCGGGTCCTGCCGGGGGCGGCCCGGACGTGGTCCTGGATCTGCTCGGCTCCGACCTGGATCTGCGGGCGTGGGTGCTGTCGCCGACCGGGCGGCTGATCGCGGGTTCGAAGGTGTCGGGTCCCGCGCTGCCCGTCGACGTGTGCGCGAAGCTGGCCGCCGAGCACCTGGCCGCCGCCCGCACGGGCCGCCGGGGACCGCACCGGCTGGCGCTGGGCGGCTCGACGTACTCCCTCTTCCCGATCCGCAGTGGTGGCCGCGCCCCGCAGGGTTCGCGGGACGTGCGCGAGACGGTGCTGTCGGACTGGCTGCTCGCGGTCGAGGCGGACGCCGGGGACTGGCCGGACGAGCGCCTGGACCTGCTCCAGGGCGTCACGCAGCTGATCGCGGTCGAGCGGGACCGGCGGGACGCGGCGCGCACGGTCCGCAGACGGCTCGCGCAGGAGGTCCTGGAGCTGGTGCAGACGGGCGCCGCACCCGCCGAGATCGCCGCGCGTCTACGGGTCGCCGCTCCCGTCCTGCTGCCCGGGCTCGGGGCGGCCCCGCACTGGCAGGTGGTCGTGGCCCGGGTCGAGTGGGAGGGCGCGGACATCGAGGCGGGCCCGGTAGCGCAATCGCTGCTGGAGGAGATCCTGGTCGACCCGCTGACGACGGGCCCCGAGCCCTCCGACCGGATCGCCGTGGCCCACTCGGGCGACGAGGCGATCGCGCTCGTACCGCTGCCCGCGGTGTCGGCGGAGCACGACGGTTCCGAGTCCGGGCTCCACGCGGACGTGCTCCTGGCGGCCGTACGGGATCCGCTGTCGGCCGGGCTCGACGACGACGGGCGGGTCACGCTCGGGGTGAGCGCGGCGGTGCACTCGGCGGAGGGGTTGCGCGGGGCGCTGGAGGAGGCGCGGCACGCACGGCGGGTCGCCGCCGCCAGGCCGGGCCGGGTGTGCGCGGCCGGGCACCAGGAGCTGGCCTCGCACGTCCTCCTCCTGCCCTTCGTGCCGGACGACGTACGGCGGGCCTTCACCGCGCGCCTCCTCGACCCGCTGCGGGACTACGACCGCCGGCACCGCGCGGAGCTGATCCCGACGCTGGAGGCGTTCCTGGAGTGCGACGGTTCCTGGACGCGCTGCGCGACCCGGCTGCACCTGCACGTCAACACGTTGCGCTACCGGGTCGGCAGGATCGAGCAGTTGACGAGTCGCGACCTCTCGCGCCTTGAGGACAAGCTGGATTTCTTCCTGGCACTGCGGATGAGCTGA
- a CDS encoding pyruvate dehydrogenase, translating into MAKQNVAEQFVDILVRAGVKRLYGVVGDSLNPVVDAIRRNSAIDWIHVRHEETAAFAAGAEAQITGKLAACAGSCGPGNLHLINGLYDAHRSMAPVLALASQIPSSEIGLGYFQETHPDRLFQECSHYSELISNPKQMPRLLQTAIQHAVGQSGVSVVSLPGDIASEPAPDKAAETALVTSRPSVRPGDAEIDKLVEMIDAAEKVTLFCGSGTAGAHAEVMEFAGKIKSPIGHALRGKEWIQYDNPYDVGMSGLLGYGAAYEATHECDLLILIGTDFPYNAFLPDDVKIAQIDVRPEHLGRRSKLDLAVWGDAKETLRCLTPRVKPKGDRKFLDRMLKKHADALEGVVKAYTRKVEKHVPIHPEYVAAVVDELADEDAVFTVDTGMCNVWAARYITPNGRRRIIGSFSHGSMANALPMAIGAQFTDTERQVVSMSGDGGFSMLMGDFLTLVQYDLPVKVVLFNNSSLGMVELEMLVAGLPSYGTTNKNPDFAAVARACGAYGVRVEKPKDLEGALKAAFKHKGPALVDVVTDPNALSIPPKISAEMVTGFALSASKIVLDGGVGRMLQMARSNIRNMPRP; encoded by the coding sequence ATGGCCAAGCAGAACGTTGCCGAACAGTTCGTCGACATCCTCGTCCGCGCCGGAGTCAAGCGCCTCTACGGCGTCGTCGGCGACAGCCTCAACCCGGTCGTCGACGCCATCCGTCGCAACTCCGCCATCGACTGGATCCACGTACGGCACGAGGAGACCGCCGCCTTCGCCGCCGGCGCCGAAGCACAGATAACCGGGAAGCTCGCGGCCTGCGCCGGCTCCTGCGGCCCCGGCAACCTGCACCTCATCAACGGCCTCTACGACGCCCACCGCTCCATGGCCCCGGTCCTCGCCCTCGCCTCGCAGATCCCGTCCAGCGAGATCGGCCTCGGGTACTTCCAGGAGACCCACCCCGACCGGCTCTTCCAGGAGTGCAGTCACTACAGCGAGCTCATCTCCAACCCGAAGCAGATGCCCCGGCTCCTCCAGACCGCCATCCAGCACGCGGTCGGACAGAGCGGCGTGAGCGTCGTCTCGCTTCCCGGCGACATCGCCTCCGAGCCCGCCCCGGACAAGGCCGCCGAGACCGCCCTCGTCACCTCCCGGCCCTCCGTCCGCCCCGGCGACGCCGAGATCGACAAGCTCGTCGAGATGATCGACGCGGCGGAGAAGGTCACCCTGTTCTGCGGCAGCGGCACCGCCGGCGCGCACGCCGAGGTCATGGAGTTCGCCGGGAAGATCAAGTCCCCGATCGGACACGCCCTGCGCGGCAAGGAGTGGATTCAGTACGACAACCCGTATGACGTGGGGATGAGCGGTCTGCTCGGTTACGGCGCCGCCTACGAAGCCACCCACGAGTGCGACCTGCTGATCCTCATCGGCACCGACTTCCCGTACAACGCGTTCCTGCCCGACGACGTGAAGATCGCCCAGATCGACGTACGGCCCGAACACCTCGGCCGGCGTTCGAAGTTGGACCTCGCGGTGTGGGGCGACGCGAAGGAGACGCTGCGCTGTCTCACCCCGCGGGTGAAGCCGAAGGGGGACCGGAAGTTCCTCGACCGGATGCTCAAGAAGCACGCCGACGCGCTGGAGGGCGTCGTCAAGGCGTACACGCGGAAGGTCGAGAAGCACGTACCGATCCATCCGGAGTATGTGGCGGCCGTGGTCGACGAACTGGCCGACGAGGACGCTGTGTTCACGGTTGATACAGGCATGTGCAATGTGTGGGCCGCGCGTTACATCACGCCCAACGGCCGCCGCCGCATCATCGGTTCGTTCTCGCACGGCTCGATGGCGAACGCGCTGCCGATGGCGATCGGCGCCCAGTTCACCGACACCGAGCGGCAGGTCGTGTCGATGTCGGGCGACGGCGGATTCTCCATGCTGATGGGCGACTTCCTCACCCTCGTCCAGTACGACCTGCCGGTGAAGGTCGTCCTGTTCAACAACTCCTCCCTGGGCATGGTCGAGTTGGAGATGCTGGTCGCCGGGCTCCCGTCGTACGGCACCACCAACAAGAACCCCGACTTCGCCGCCGTGGCCCGCGCGTGCGGTGCGTATGGAGTGCGGGTCGAGAAGCCGAAAGACCTTGAGGGCGCCCTGAAGGCGGCCTTCAAGCACAAGGGCCCCGCCCTCGTCGACGTCGTCACGGACCCCAACGCCCTGTCCATCCCGCCGAAGATCAGCGCCGAGATGGTCACCGGGTTCGCGTTGTCGGCGTCAAAGATCGTGCTGGACGGGGGAGTTGGGCGGATGCTGCAGATGGCCCGGTCCAACATCCGCAACATGCCCCGGCCTTAG
- a CDS encoding (2Fe-2S)-binding protein codes for MPLPSSAVADSYARLTEVIPGLAITELTPDQPTPTGGGWISAASLAEGGEGLEAFLARDDAQVLRDHGRRGRPDVIATFGLHRYAWPVVLLFTVPWFLHRRVPRLPVTHVSYDRTAEGFDMGRLAVRTDSFACLPGDPAAGLPGARVVPDEEALRAEVRAAVAEHMEPVLAGFGPRMRRRGRALWGMATDEVVEGIWYVADLFGEQPRAVRELERLLPGATKPYVGSAAFREVTGPNGEALSTRDRASCCMYYTLDALDACPTCPRTCETERVTKLLAAAAS; via the coding sequence ATGCCCCTGCCCTCTTCGGCCGTAGCGGACTCGTACGCCCGCCTCACCGAGGTCATCCCCGGGCTCGCGATCACCGAACTCACCCCGGACCAACCGACTCCCACCGGCGGCGGCTGGATCTCGGCAGCCTCGCTCGCGGAGGGCGGCGAGGGCCTGGAGGCGTTCCTGGCCCGGGACGACGCCCAGGTCCTGCGCGACCACGGCCGCCGGGGCCGCCCGGACGTGATAGCCACCTTCGGCCTGCACCGCTACGCCTGGCCGGTCGTCCTCCTGTTCACCGTCCCCTGGTTCCTGCACCGCCGCGTCCCCCGCCTCCCTGTGACCCACGTCTCCTACGACCGCACGGCCGAGGGCTTCGACATGGGCCGGCTGGCCGTCCGCACCGACTCCTTCGCCTGCCTGCCCGGCGACCCGGCGGCAGGGCTGCCCGGCGCCCGGGTGGTCCCGGACGAGGAGGCACTGCGGGCCGAGGTGCGGGCCGCGGTCGCCGAGCACATGGAACCCGTCCTGGCCGGCTTCGGCCCGCGGATGCGGCGGCGGGGCCGCGCCCTGTGGGGCATGGCGACCGACGAGGTCGTCGAGGGCATCTGGTACGTCGCCGACCTCTTCGGCGAACAGCCGCGCGCCGTAAGGGAGTTGGAGCGGCTGCTGCCGGGCGCGACCAAGCCGTACGTCGGATCGGCCGCGTTCCGCGAGGTCACCGGCCCCAACGGCGAGGCGCTGTCCACCCGGGACCGGGCGAGCTGCTGCATGTACTACACGCTGGACGCGCTGGACGCCTGCCCGACCTGCCCGCGCACCTGCGAGACCGAGCGGGTCACCAAGCTGCTGGCTGCCGCCGCGAGTTGA